Proteins found in one Abyssibius alkaniclasticus genomic segment:
- a CDS encoding acyl-CoA thioesterase has protein sequence MSYFHYIRIRFQHCDPAGIVFYPRYFEMVNQTIEDWFETIGMGFDRMHGMTASGVPTAQINTRFHAPSRLGDVLRFTLIPRKIGGASLTLTVTAHSGDEMRLSCEQVLVYVSLSDGRPRPWPQPLRNAITSQLQEQDPPDA, from the coding sequence ATGTCATATTTTCACTACATTCGCATCCGCTTTCAGCACTGCGACCCGGCGGGCATTGTGTTTTATCCGCGCTATTTCGAAATGGTCAACCAGACGATCGAGGACTGGTTTGAAACCATCGGCATGGGGTTTGACCGGATGCACGGGATGACCGCATCCGGCGTGCCAACCGCGCAGATCAACACGCGCTTTCACGCCCCCAGCCGCCTTGGCGATGTGCTGCGCTTCACGCTCATCCCGCGCAAGATTGGCGGGGCCAGCCTGACATTGACTGTTACCGCTCATAGCGGCGATGAAATGCGCTTGAGCTGCGAACAGGTGCTGGTTTATGTCAGCCTGAGCGACGGGCGCCCGCGCCCCTGGCCGCAACCGCTGCGCAATGCCATAACGTCGCAATTACAAGAACAGGACCCCCCCGATGCATAA
- a CDS encoding RidA family protein, with protein MHKVIHPEGWAPAKGYANGVLARGQTLFIGGQIGWNSAQVFEHASFVGQMEQALQNIADVLAAAGAKPEHLVRMTWFVTDKAEYLANQRAVGEAYRRVLGRHFPAMTMVVVAGLVEDAALLEIEATAVIPPAP; from the coding sequence ATGCATAAAGTAATTCACCCCGAAGGCTGGGCGCCGGCAAAGGGCTATGCCAACGGCGTGCTTGCCAGGGGCCAAACCCTGTTCATTGGCGGGCAGATCGGCTGGAACAGCGCGCAAGTGTTTGAACATGCAAGCTTTGTGGGCCAGATGGAGCAGGCGTTGCAAAACATCGCCGATGTGCTGGCCGCAGCCGGGGCGAAGCCCGAACATCTGGTGCGGATGACATGGTTTGTGACCGACAAGGCCGAATATCTGGCCAACCAGCGCGCAGTGGGCGAAGCCTATCGCCGTGTGCTTGGCCGCCATTTCCCGGCCATGACAATGGTTGTTGTCGCCGGGTTGGTGGAAGATGCCGCCTTGCTGGAAATTGAAGCCACCGCCGTTATTCCGCCAGCCCCATAA
- a CDS encoding LysR substrate-binding domain-containing protein yields the protein MRHAQLRAFHAVALHGGFSRAGEVLHVTQPAISDQVRRLEQEYDILLFHRDKKQVRLTARGQALLEITNRLFAAEGQALEFLSESRGAMQGRLRIMVDSAHHVLGLLARFRQDNPLVAIEINTGNTAQVVAALQSYKADVGILGDAPDSPGLATRNLGASPIVAFAARRMNLPAECGMTLAELAEYPLILREKGSKTRQKLDEAAARLGLTLVPAVEAEGREAVREIVAAGAGIGFVSQAEFGLDQRLQIIPILGQTLLMDEALVCLRDRAQTRLISAFMGLAE from the coding sequence ATGCGACACGCCCAGCTTCGTGCCTTTCATGCCGTCGCCCTTCATGGCGGGTTTTCGCGCGCGGGCGAGGTTTTGCATGTCACCCAGCCCGCCATATCCGACCAGGTGCGCCGACTCGAACAGGAATATGACATTTTGCTGTTTCACCGCGACAAAAAGCAGGTTCGGCTGACCGCGCGCGGCCAGGCCTTGCTGGAAATTACCAATCGGCTGTTTGCCGCGGAAGGTCAGGCGCTGGAATTCCTGTCGGAAAGCCGTGGCGCCATGCAGGGCCGTTTGCGCATTATGGTCGACAGCGCACATCATGTGCTGGGGCTCTTGGCCAGGTTCCGGCAGGATAACCCGCTCGTCGCCATTGAAATCAACACCGGAAATACCGCGCAAGTGGTGGCGGCGCTGCAATCTTACAAAGCCGATGTCGGCATACTGGGCGATGCGCCAGACTCGCCCGGGCTTGCAACGCGCAACCTTGGTGCCAGCCCGATTGTCGCCTTTGCCGCACGGCGCATGAACCTGCCGGCCGAATGTGGCATGACCCTGGCCGAACTGGCCGAATACCCGTTGATTCTGCGCGAAAAAGGGTCGAAAACCCGGCAAAAACTCGACGAGGCTGCCGCAAGACTTGGCCTGACACTGGTGCCGGCCGTCGAGGCCGAAGGGCGCGAAGCCGTGCGCGAAATTGTGGCTGCGGGTGCCGGCATCGGCTTTGTATCGCAAGCGGAATTCGGGCTGGACCAGCGGCTACAGATCATCCCCATTCTGGGGCAGACGCTGCTTATGGATGAAGCCCTTGTCTGCCTGCGTGACCGCGCGCAAACCCGGTTGATCAGCGCCTTTATGGGGCTGGCGGAATAA
- the bhcD gene encoding iminosuccinate reductase BhcD, with amino-acid sequence MYIVPEKDIAALVGAEDSFEAVRQVFGAMAAGSAYNFPVIREAIGHADALYGFKSGFDRQGLNLGLKSGGYWPGNTAKGLTNHQSTVFLFDAETGKCRAIVGGNLLTALRTAAAAAVSVACLARVNARVLGIVGAGHQAAFQLRAVAAQRRFERVVAWNRSPEKLASLGAVARELGLDFEAVSLQELGAQADVIITITSSYAAILADAHVKPGTHIACMGTDTKGKQEVEAALVARASLFTDEVAQSVSIGECQHAIAAGLVAPDAIAMLGAVINRTHPGRQSDDEITLFDGTGVGLQDLAVAATAVQRAIEQGRAIEVAF; translated from the coding sequence ATGTATATCGTGCCCGAAAAAGACATCGCCGCGCTGGTCGGCGCCGAAGACAGTTTTGAGGCCGTGCGGCAGGTTTTTGGCGCTATGGCGGCAGGCTCGGCCTATAACTTCCCCGTTATCCGCGAAGCGATTGGCCATGCCGATGCGCTTTACGGCTTCAAATCGGGGTTCGACCGTCAGGGGCTGAACCTTGGGCTGAAATCGGGTGGCTATTGGCCCGGCAATACCGCCAAGGGGCTGACCAACCACCAATCGACCGTGTTTCTGTTCGATGCCGAAACCGGAAAATGCCGTGCGATTGTCGGTGGCAACCTGCTGACCGCCTTGCGCACCGCTGCGGCAGCGGCGGTTTCGGTCGCCTGTCTGGCGCGAGTGAATGCGCGCGTGCTTGGCATTGTCGGCGCGGGCCATCAGGCGGCGTTCCAACTGCGGGCCGTGGCGGCGCAGCGCAGGTTTGAACGCGTTGTGGCCTGGAACCGCAGCCCAGAAAAGCTTGCCAGCCTTGGCGCTGTGGCCAGGGAACTTGGCTTGGATTTCGAGGCGGTTTCGCTGCAGGAACTGGGCGCACAGGCCGATGTGATTATCACCATCACCTCCAGCTACGCCGCCATTCTGGCCGATGCGCATGTGAAACCGGGCACGCATATCGCCTGTATGGGCACCGATACCAAGGGCAAGCAAGAGGTCGAGGCCGCATTGGTGGCGCGCGCCAGCCTGTTCACCGACGAGGTTGCGCAATCCGTCAGCATAGGCGAATGCCAGCACGCGATTGCGGCGGGGCTTGTGGCGCCGGATGCCATTGCCATGCTTGGCGCAGTCATCAACCGCACCCATCCGGGCCGCCAGAGTGACGATGAGATCACCCTGTTCGATGGCACCGGCGTTGGCCTGCAAGACCTTGCCGTGGCCGCAACCGCCGTGCAGCGCGCCATCGAACAGGGGCGCGCGATAGAGGTCGCCTTCTGA
- the bhcC gene encoding 3-hydroxy-D-aspartate aldolase BhcC, whose translation MNFDNFEVGYDIPAKPGMDEADIQTPCLVLDLDALERNIVKMGDYAKAHNMRHRVHGKMHKSVDVARLQERLGGACGVCCQKVSEAEIFVRGGIKDVMVSNQVTDLTKIDRLARLPRLGARILVCVDDPANVADLSAAAQKHGSEIECLVEIDCGAGRCGVTTTQDVVHIAKLIDAAKGLKFAGIQAYQGAMQHLDSYADRKAKLDLAIAQVADAVQGLKAQGLACDIVGGGGTGSYYFESTSGVYNELQCGSYAFMDADYGRILDENGQRIDRGEWENALFILTSVMSHAKADKAIVDAGLKAQSVDSGLPTVFGRDDVTYLKCSDEHGVVADPNGALKVNDKLRLVPGHCDPTCNVHDWYVGVRGGKVESLWPVSARGKAF comes from the coding sequence ATGAATTTCGATAATTTTGAAGTTGGCTACGATATTCCCGCCAAGCCGGGCATGGACGAGGCCGATATCCAAACCCCCTGCCTTGTGCTGGATCTGGATGCGCTGGAACGCAATATCGTAAAAATGGGCGATTATGCCAAGGCGCACAATATGCGCCACCGTGTGCATGGGAAAATGCACAAATCGGTTGATGTGGCCAGGTTGCAGGAACGTTTGGGCGGCGCTTGCGGTGTGTGTTGCCAGAAGGTTTCGGAGGCCGAGATATTCGTGCGCGGCGGCATCAAAGATGTGATGGTGTCCAATCAGGTAACGGACCTGACCAAAATTGACCGGCTTGCCCGTCTGCCCAGGCTGGGCGCGCGCATCCTAGTCTGTGTCGATGATCCGGCCAATGTGGCCGATCTGTCGGCCGCGGCGCAAAAACACGGCAGCGAAATCGAATGCCTTGTAGAGATTGACTGCGGCGCGGGGCGCTGCGGTGTGACAACCACGCAAGACGTGGTGCATATCGCCAAGCTGATCGACGCCGCCAAGGGGCTGAAATTTGCAGGCATTCAGGCCTATCAGGGCGCCATGCAGCATTTGGACAGCTATGCTGACCGCAAGGCAAAGCTCGACCTTGCCATCGCGCAGGTGGCCGATGCCGTGCAAGGGCTGAAGGCACAGGGGCTGGCGTGCGATATCGTCGGCGGAGGCGGCACGGGGTCATATTATTTTGAATCCACATCCGGCGTTTATAACGAGCTTCAATGCGGTTCTTACGCGTTCATGGATGCCGATTATGGCCGCATTCTCGATGAGAACGGCCAGCGGATTGACAGGGGCGAATGGGAAAACGCGCTGTTCATCCTGACCAGCGTCATGAGCCACGCCAAGGCCGACAAGGCGATTGTCGATGCCGGGCTGAAGGCGCAATCGGTCGATAGCGGCCTGCCCACGGTGTTTGGCCGCGATGATGTGACCTATCTGAAATGCTCCGACGAGCATGGCGTGGTGGCCGACCCGAACGGCGCGCTGAAGGTCAATGACAAGCTGCGCCTTGTGCCCGGACATTGCGACCCGACCTGCAATGTCCATGACTGGTATGTCGGTGTGCGCGGTGGCAAGGTTGAAAGCCTGTGGCCGGTTTCTGCCCGCGGCAAGGCGTTTTAG
- the bhcB gene encoding beta-hydroxyaspartate dehydratase BhcB, which produces MYIPTLNDMLVAHERIAPHIHRTPVLTSQFINQLAGAELFFKCENLQKAGAFKARGASNAVFGLSDEAAARGVATHSSGNHGTCLSYAAGRRGIPCTVVMPHTAPQAKKDAVRGYGGRVVECEPSTSSREAVFAEVVAETGAEFVHPYNDARVIAGQATCSRELLEQVENLNGVLAPIGGGGMISGTCLTLSHLAPKVQVYAAEPEQADDAFRSFKAGHIIADDAPNTVADGLKVPLKELTWHFVSNHVADILTVSEDEIIDAMKLIWKRMKIVMEPSSAVPLAAILRNKERFAGQRLGVIITGGNVDLDKLPWQN; this is translated from the coding sequence ATGTATATTCCCACACTCAATGACATGCTGGTGGCGCATGAACGCATTGCGCCGCATATCCACCGCACCCCGGTGCTGACCTCACAATTCATCAACCAGCTTGCCGGGGCCGAGCTGTTTTTCAAATGCGAGAACCTGCAAAAAGCCGGGGCGTTCAAGGCGCGCGGGGCATCGAACGCCGTGTTCGGGCTAAGCGATGAAGCCGCCGCGCGTGGCGTGGCCACACATTCCAGCGGCAACCACGGCACATGCCTGTCTTATGCGGCCGGGCGGCGGGGCATTCCCTGCACCGTTGTCATGCCCCATACCGCGCCGCAGGCCAAAAAGGATGCCGTGCGCGGCTATGGCGGCAGGGTGGTGGAATGTGAGCCCTCGACCTCATCGCGCGAGGCGGTGTTTGCCGAGGTCGTGGCCGAAACCGGCGCCGAATTCGTGCATCCCTATAACGATGCGCGGGTCATCGCAGGCCAAGCCACATGTTCGCGCGAGCTGCTGGAGCAGGTTGAAAACCTGAACGGGGTTCTTGCCCCCATTGGCGGCGGCGGCATGATTTCGGGCACCTGTCTGACTCTGTCGCATCTTGCGCCCAAGGTGCAGGTTTATGCCGCCGAACCCGAACAGGCCGATGACGCCTTTCGCAGCTTCAAGGCCGGGCATATCATTGCCGATGATGCGCCCAACACCGTGGCCGACGGGCTGAAAGTGCCGTTGAAAGAGCTGACATGGCATTTTGTTTCCAACCATGTGGCCGATATTCTCACGGTGTCGGAAGACGAGATCATCGACGCGATGAAGCTGATCTGGAAGCGCATGAAAATCGTCATGGAGCCGTCAAGCGCCGTGCCGCTTGCCGCGATCCTCAGGAACAAAGAGCGTTTTGCCGGGCAGCGGCTGGGCGTTATCATCACCGGCGGCAATGTCGACCTCGACAAGCTGCCCTGGCAGAATTAA
- the bhcA gene encoding L-aspartate--glyoxylate aminotransferase BhcA — protein sequence MSFQNPVFIPGPTNMPEVIRQACYMPTIDHRSPVFGGILHPCLEGVKRVLKATDAEVFIFPSTGTGGWEVALSNTLSAGDGVLAARNGMFSHRWIDMCQRHGLKVQIVETPWGEGIPAERYEEILRADTSHSIKAVLATHNETATGVRSDIAAVRRAIDAAKHPAMLFVDGVSSIGSMDFRMDDWGVDVAVTGSQKGFMLPAGLAIVGFSPRALAATKTATLPRTFFDIADMAKGYANNAYPYTPPVGLMNGLKKSLEIIEAEGLEAVFARHTRIATGVRHAVQAWGLTLCAARPDLYSDTVSAIRTPEGFNATEIVTKAARDYGMAFGVGLGEVAGKVFRIGHLGSLTDAMMLSGLATAEMVMVDLGLNITLGSGVAAAQAYYRHGKA from the coding sequence ATGAGTTTTCAGAATCCGGTCTTCATCCCCGGTCCGACCAATATGCCCGAAGTCATCCGGCAGGCCTGCTACATGCCAACAATCGACCACCGCTCGCCGGTGTTTGGCGGCATTCTGCACCCCTGCCTTGAAGGCGTGAAACGCGTGCTGAAGGCAACCGATGCCGAGGTGTTCATCTTCCCCTCGACCGGCACGGGGGGCTGGGAGGTGGCGCTGAGCAACACGCTCAGCGCAGGAGACGGTGTGCTGGCCGCGCGCAACGGCATGTTCAGCCATCGCTGGATAGACATGTGCCAGCGCCACGGGCTGAAGGTGCAGATCGTCGAAACCCCTTGGGGCGAAGGCATTCCGGCTGAGCGTTACGAGGAGATTTTGCGCGCCGATACCAGCCATAGCATCAAGGCCGTGCTGGCCACGCATAACGAAACCGCAACCGGCGTAAGGTCGGACATTGCCGCCGTGCGCCGCGCGATCGATGCCGCCAAGCACCCGGCCATGCTGTTTGTCGATGGCGTCAGCTCCATCGGCTCGATGGATTTTCGCATGGATGACTGGGGCGTTGATGTGGCTGTGACCGGCTCGCAAAAAGGCTTTATGCTGCCCGCAGGTCTGGCGATTGTCGGGTTCAGCCCGCGTGCGCTGGCAGCGACTAAAACCGCCACCCTGCCCCGCACCTTCTTTGATATTGCCGATATGGCCAAGGGTTACGCCAACAACGCCTATCCCTATACGCCGCCCGTGGGGCTGATGAACGGCTTGAAAAAATCGCTCGAAATAATCGAGGCCGAAGGGTTGGAGGCGGTTTTCGCCCGTCACACCCGCATTGCCACCGGCGTGCGCCATGCCGTGCAGGCCTGGGGGCTGACATTGTGTGCGGCACGGCCAGACCTGTATTCCGATACGGTTTCGGCCATTCGCACGCCCGAAGGCTTCAACGCCACCGAGATCGTGACCAAGGCGGCGCGCGATTATGGCATGGCCTTTGGCGTTGGCTTGGGCGAGGTTGCGGGCAAGGTGTTTCGTATCGGCCATCTTGGCAGCCTGACCGATGCGATGATGCTTTCGGGCCTTGCCACCGCCGAAATGGTCATGGTCGATCTGGGGCTGAACATTACGCTCGGGTCCGGGGTTGCCGCGGCACAGGCCTATTACCGCCACGGCAAGGCATAG
- the bhcR gene encoding HTH-type transcriptional regulator BhcR has translation MTQQMRARGRPKSFRKPEDIPRIQAVDRAIDVLETLARGGATSLSALAVEMDQSPATLYRILTTFRLRGLVENNDATQEWMIGASAFRIGAVYLRRSTVASRAMPAMRDLMAATGETANLGVEAEGQVMFIAQVETHESIRAFFPPGTQGPMHASGIGKALLASYAEARLQKLLENAVLTHYTPQTLTSPTALRADLAATRARGYAIDDNEKTPGMRCIAAPIFNHLGEAVAGISVSGPSNRLTADKVAQVGALVTSAANSISRALGADMGMVWLGNLDSNQD, from the coding sequence ATGACTCAGCAAATGCGCGCGCGCGGGCGGCCCAAATCCTTCCGCAAGCCCGAAGATATTCCGCGCATTCAGGCGGTTGACCGCGCCATTGATGTGCTTGAAACCCTTGCCAGGGGCGGTGCGACAAGCCTGTCTGCGCTGGCGGTTGAAATGGACCAGTCCCCCGCCACGCTTTACCGGATACTCACAACCTTCAGGCTGCGCGGGCTTGTCGAAAACAACGATGCCACGCAGGAATGGATGATCGGCGCCAGTGCATTTCGGATTGGCGCGGTCTATCTTCGGCGCAGCACTGTTGCCAGCCGCGCCATGCCCGCCATGCGTGACCTTATGGCGGCCACGGGTGAAACCGCGAATCTGGGGGTCGAGGCGGAGGGGCAGGTGATGTTCATCGCGCAGGTGGAAACGCATGAAAGCATTCGCGCCTTCTTTCCGCCCGGCACGCAGGGGCCGATGCACGCGTCGGGCATTGGCAAGGCGCTGCTGGCCAGCTATGCCGAAGCTCGGCTGCAAAAGCTGCTGGAAAACGCGGTGCTGACACATTATACGCCGCAAACGCTGACCAGCCCCACGGCGCTGCGCGCCGATCTGGCGGCAACGCGGGCGCGCGGCTATGCGATTGACGATAATGAGAAAACCCCTGGAATGCGCTGCATCGCCGCCCCGATTTTCAACCATCTGGGCGAGGCGGTGGCCGGCATTTCCGTCTCTGGCCCCAGCAACAGGCTGACCGCCGACAAGGTTGCACAGGTCGGCGCATTGGTTACATCTGCGGCCAACAGCATTTCGCGCGCTTTGGGGGCGGATATGGGAATGGTCTGGCTGGGGAACCTGGATTCGAACCAGGACTAA
- a CDS encoding trimethylamine methyltransferase family protein translates to MTQDVQTSRRSGGRAARQALRSAPLAENIRPVRPGMTGGRYKPLTEAEVQRIHHAALDALEQIGLSQAPQSGIDYMVAAGAILGDDGRLRFPRALVEDMLAKAARGITLHGRDPRHDMKLEGQRVYYGTAGAAVHLVDFESRTYRDSTVQDLFDAARIVDRLDNVHFFQRCMVARDIPDNFEMDLNTIYACCAGTTKHVGTSFSEPGFVQPMFEFIHALAGGEDKWRARPFISNSNCFVVPPMKFATESCETMETCIRNGMPVLLLSAGQAGATAPAPIAGAIVQAVAECLAGVVYVNSISPGYPAIFGTWPFVSDLRTGAMSGGSGEQALLTAGCAQMHAFYGLPGGAAAGIADAKLPDMQAGWEQMNSNVLAGLSGLNMVYEAVGMHASLLGFSLESLILGDDMLGQAQRCVRGIEVTEDTLSLEVMRQVCIGGPGHYLGSDQTLSLMQTEYIYPALGDRTSPKEWAEIGKPDLVAKAIARKHEILASPVPAMFDSAHDADLRARFPIRLKKH, encoded by the coding sequence ATGACCCAAGACGTTCAAACATCTCGTCGTTCCGGTGGCCGCGCTGCGCGCCAGGCGCTTCGCTCTGCCCCACTCGCCGAAAATATCCGCCCCGTGCGCCCCGGCATGACCGGCGGGCGCTACAAACCGCTGACCGAAGCCGAAGTGCAGCGCATCCACCACGCTGCATTGGATGCGCTCGAACAGATCGGCCTGAGCCAGGCGCCGCAATCGGGCATAGATTACATGGTCGCGGCGGGGGCCATTCTGGGCGATGATGGCCGGCTGCGCTTTCCCCGGGCTTTGGTGGAAGACATGCTTGCCAAGGCCGCGCGCGGCATAACCCTGCATGGGCGCGACCCCAGGCACGACATGAAGCTTGAGGGCCAGCGCGTGTATTACGGCACTGCCGGGGCCGCCGTGCATTTGGTCGACTTTGAAAGCCGCACCTATCGCGATAGCACCGTGCAAGACCTGTTTGATGCCGCGCGCATCGTCGACAGGCTTGATAACGTTCACTTTTTCCAACGCTGCATGGTGGCGCGCGACATTCCCGACAATTTCGAGATGGACCTCAACACCATCTATGCCTGCTGCGCGGGCACCACAAAACATGTTGGCACCTCGTTTTCCGAACCCGGCTTCGTGCAGCCGATGTTCGAGTTCATTCACGCGCTTGCAGGGGGCGAAGACAAGTGGCGCGCGCGGCCATTCATCTCCAATTCCAACTGTTTTGTTGTGCCGCCGATGAAATTCGCCACCGAAAGCTGCGAGACGATGGAAACCTGCATTCGCAACGGAATGCCGGTGCTGTTGCTTTCGGCAGGGCAAGCCGGTGCCACCGCCCCTGCCCCGATTGCCGGCGCGATCGTGCAGGCCGTGGCCGAATGCCTGGCCGGTGTGGTTTATGTAAACTCCATTTCTCCCGGCTATCCGGCCATTTTCGGCACCTGGCCCTTTGTGTCGGATCTGCGCACCGGGGCGATGTCGGGCGGCTCTGGCGAGCAGGCCTTGCTGACCGCGGGTTGTGCGCAGATGCACGCCTTTTACGGGCTACCGGGGGGCGCGGCGGCAGGCATTGCCGATGCGAAACTGCCCGATATGCAGGCCGGATGGGAGCAGATGAACTCCAACGTTCTGGCGGGCCTGTCCGGGCTGAACATGGTGTATGAGGCGGTTGGGATGCACGCCAGCCTGTTGGGGTTCAGCCTTGAATCGCTCATTCTGGGCGATGATATGCTTGGCCAGGCGCAACGCTGCGTGCGCGGAATCGAGGTGACAGAGGATACGCTGAGCCTGGAGGTGATGCGGCAGGTTTGCATTGGCGGGCCGGGGCATTACCTTGGCTCTGACCAAACCCTCAGCCTGATGCAGACCGAATATATCTATCCGGCGCTCGGTGATCGCACCTCGCCCAAGGAATGGGCCGAAATTGGCAAGCCCGACCTTGTGGCCAAGGCGATTGCCCGCAAGCATGAGATATTGGCAAGCCCGGTGCCGGCCATGTTTGATTCCGCGCATGACGCTGACCTGCGTGCGCGCTTTCCGATCCGCCTTAAAAAGCACTAG
- a CDS encoding isocitrate lyase/PEP mutase family protein: MRDIGSDFRALHRKGNPFVLANAWDIGSARVLAALGAEAIATSSAAHAFTLGLPDGGYVSRDIALAHAQDLVAATNLPVSGDFENGFGHSPDDCAETVRLAAEVGLAGISIEDAALPDDRAYDFDHAVERIRAAASAARALPRDFVLVARADGILNGHYDTDEALRRLLAFQDAGADCLYAPLPPDMAALARLCAAVKLPLNALAAGPFAAHSREDFAAIGIARISIGAALARVTHHALIEAATPMLAAGDFSRLHPSVGGATVEALLQKGAKNG, encoded by the coding sequence ATGCGCGATATTGGTAGTGATTTCAGAGCATTACACCGCAAAGGCAACCCGTTTGTGCTGGCCAATGCCTGGGATATTGGCAGCGCGCGGGTGCTGGCCGCATTGGGGGCCGAGGCGATTGCAACCTCGTCGGCCGCCCATGCCTTCACGCTTGGCTTGCCCGATGGCGGCTATGTCAGCCGCGATATTGCCCTTGCCCATGCGCAGGATCTGGTCGCCGCCACCAACCTGCCCGTGTCGGGTGATTTCGAGAATGGCTTTGGCCATAGCCCGGATGACTGCGCCGAAACCGTGCGCCTGGCCGCCGAGGTTGGGCTTGCGGGCATTTCCATTGAAGATGCCGCCCTGCCCGATGACCGCGCCTATGATTTCGACCACGCGGTCGAACGCATCCGCGCCGCCGCATCTGCCGCCCGCGCATTGCCGCGCGACTTTGTCCTTGTTGCCCGCGCCGATGGCATTTTGAACGGCCATTACGATACCGACGAGGCGCTGCGCCGTCTTTTGGCCTTTCAGGATGCCGGGGCCGACTGTCTTTATGCGCCCCTGCCGCCCGATATGGCAGCACTGGCCCGGCTGTGTGCCGCCGTCAAACTGCCGCTGAACGCGCTTGCCGCCGGCCCGTTTGCCGCCCATAGCCGCGAAGATTTTGCCGCCATCGGTATTGCGCGCATTTCGATTGGGGCTGCATTGGCGCGCGTCACCCACCATGCGCTGATTGAAGCCGCCACACCCATGCTGGCGGCGGGTGATTTTTCAAGGCTGCACCCCTCGGTGGGGGGCGCCACGGTCGAGGCTCTGCTGCAAAAAGGTGCCAAAAATGGTTGA